TCGCAATCGAAGCAGGCGAGACGCCTGCGCTCCCAGGCTTCTTGCGATGACCTTCCAGCCTTTCGGACTTCCAGTCTTCCAGCCTGTTCCGTCAGAAGATGAAACTCACCTGCGCCTTATAGTTCCGCCCCGGTTCAAACGGCCCGGAGCCGTGGAATTTGTAAACGGTGTCGCCGATGTTCTCGACCGCGATGATCGCCTGCGCCCACTCGTTTGCCATGATCCCCACGCGGATGTGGTGTACGGAAAACGCGGGCGTGCCGTCCGGGCCGATGCGGATGTCGGTCTTGTCGCCTTCGGCCAGGCGGTCCTGCTCGGCCGCGTGCTCCGTGACGTATTCGAGCCACACCGGATCGCTTCCGATTTTTACGAACGTGTTGCCGACAAGCGGCGGGATGCGGCGGATCGGCTCCTCGTCCGTCTCATTCTCGCCGAGCGTGTAGGACACCGCCCCGCCGAACTCGAGGAATCGATTGATGAGATTCACGGAGACGTTGCTTTCGCCACCGTAGATGAACGCCTCGCCGACGTTTTCGTGATGGTGCACGGCGTCCGCGCCTATCGCATCCGCGCCCTCGAAGGTCGTCGGCTTGCGCACGATCAGATCGGCGATATCCGAATAAAATCCGAACAGCGAGAAGAACACGCGCGGGTGCGTCACGCGGTAACCGAATTCGTATTGGATGAGCGTTTCCGGATCGAGCTCCGAGTTGGGGATGTCGTACCGCCCGTCCTCCGGCCCGAACTTCGCGATCTCGGTGACCGACGGCGCGCGGAAGCCGCGCGACGCGCCCGCGACGAGCCCGTGATAGCGCGCGATCGTGAACAGCGTGTGGAACGCCCACGTGACGTCGGAGATCGGCTCGTCGATCGTTTCCTGGCCGAGCACGGGATCGTCCACGTCGATATCCGGGACGATGTACGTGAAGCGCGCGCCCGGCACGAGTTTGAGCCAGTCAAGCGGCGTGAAGCGCGCCTCCAGATACCCGGCGCTGTTCAGGTATCCCGCGCCGTCGGGCAGGGCCGCGCGCGCGTCGTCGGCGTCGCCGCTTCCCAGGTCCACGATTTCGCGCGTGGATGAGATGTCGTCCATGTACATCTCGCCGCCGTAAATGAAACGCACCCATTTCCCGATCGGCGACTCCAGTTGCAGGCCCGCGCCGACGGTGTCCACGGTGTCGCGGTCGCGCGTTTCGGTGCCGGTGTCGGCGGCGGCGACGCGCTCGCGGCCTTCGTCCTGTCGCTGGAACGATCCGAACAGCTCGACGCGGTCAAGCGCCGTCGCGAGATCGGTGAGGATCACGCGCGAGTAAAACATTTGCCGTCGCTGCGGCTCGAACACGTTTTTCGGATTGGCCGGATCGTAATTCGGCACGTCGTCCAGGTTCACGTGCTGCGCGGAAAACTGCCAGGTCAGCATGTGCCCGAGGTGCAAATCGAAGTTGCCCGCGAAGTCCTGCTCGGTGTAGTCGAACGGACCCTGGATCGGCTCGTCGCCGCCCGGGTCGATGTTGCCGAACGCGCGGGTGGTGGCCGACGCCGCTATGCCCGCGACGTTGCGCACGTTCGCGTCCGCGCCGAAATGCCCCGTCTCCTCGCGTTCGCCGGTGGAGAAGCGGCCCATCATGCGGCCGTCCATCCCGAATGGCTCGGAGAAATCCTTGCGCCGCCGCGTGATGATGTTGATCGTGCCGCCGAGCGCGTCCGAGCCGTAGAGAACGCTGCCCGGGCCGCGCACGACCTCGACGCGATCGACGAAGAACGGATCGATGGTGTTGAGATACTGGTTCGGCCCGCCGCGGAACGTCGAGTTGTTCAAGCGGATGCCGTCCACCAGGGAGAGAACCTGGTTGCCGACGAGGCCGCGCACGAACGGCGCGCCGCCGCCCAGGTTCGTGCGCTGCACCATGACGCCGGGCTCATAACGCAGCGCCTCGGGTACGGTGCGGGAGATGTTGTTGAAGATCTCGTCGCCCGTCACGATCGACACCGCGCGCGGCGCCTTTGACAGATCCGTCTCGCTGCGTTCCGCGGAGACGATCACCTCCCTGGCCGTCGCGTCTTCGTCTGCCGTGTCGTCGTCGTCTTGCGCCATCGCCGGCGAAATCGAGACAACGAAAAGGAACGCGAACGCGAAAAACGCGACGCGCCGGATATCCATCAACCCTCGAAACCGCGCGGCCATCGGGAGCCTCCTCGCCATCGAATCGAAATGAAAAAAAACGAGCCCCCAAGTCATAGACGAACATGGGGGCGCTATCAAGCAGCGCAATTGGGAATGGGGAATGCGGAATTGGGAATGGATCGCAGCAATTTCAAACCTTCCGCGCGATGACCAGCCGGATATCCCCGAGGTTCAGGCTGAACCGCCGCGTCGACAGCCCGAACGCGCGGGCGACGGCGCGGATCGCACGCCCAAGCGCGCGGGAATAATATCGCCCGACGCGGTCGGCCAAAAGGGAAGGCGTCAGGTTCTTGCCGACCTTGCGTTCGACGAGGATTTCAAAGCCCTCCTCGCGCACAAGCCGCCGCAGCACCTCGCCCGTGTAGAAGCGGTCGTGATCGGAAATGAATTGCCGCCAGCGCCGTCCAAGGACGCGCCGCGACCAGGCGTCGTAGGCGGGAATCTCGATGAGCACGATCCCGCCGTCGCGCAGCACCTCGCGCGTGCGGGCAAGCGACGCGCGCGGGTCTTTCAGGTGTTCGAACACGTGGATGAACGTCACCATGTCGGCTTGCGGGATATCGACCGTCTCGAACGTGCCGACGCGAACGTCGAGGCCGTGACGCGCTCGCGCGCGCTCGGCGGCCTGGACGACCGGTTCCACGCCGATGACGTTGAAACCCAGACGCCGGGCCGCGCCGGCGAAGCCGCCGTCGAAGCAGCCGATGTCGATGAGGAGGGGATTGAGGAGAGGATTGAGGATTGAGGATTGAGGATTGAGTGAAATCCCATCCCCATCCCGCTTTTTGCCCGTGCCCGATAGATACGGCCGCGCGAAACCCAGGCGGTGCTTCGCGTTTTCGAAGTACGCTTCCGGGTCGTCGGTGAAGGCGGGCGGAAGCGCTTCGTCGGGCGGAGGCGTCGCCGAAAAGACCATCCCGCACGCGACGCACCGCACCACGACGCCCGAGCGCGTGCGCCGATACTCCACGCGCTTGTCGATCGCGCCGCACGCGGGGCAGGGCGTGCGCGCGGCCTCGGGCGGCAGATTCGTCATCGCCTCGGCGTACACCGCGCGCGTGCGCGCCGCGATGGCGTCCCAGGGATATTCGGCGAGAACGCGCTCGCGAAGCCGCGCGGCGCGCTCGCCAGGCGCGGACGCGTCTTCATCGAGAAATTTCGCAAGCGCTTCGCCAAGCGCCGGCGCGTCGCGCCCGGCCGCGAAAAACGCAAGCGGCGCCTCGCCCGCGCGCGCGGCGATCTCGCGTGCGGCGGGGATATCGGTCGCGATGACCGGAGCGCCGTGCGACGCGGCCTCCATCATGGCGACGGGCAAGCCCTCGTGCTCGCTGGCCAGCACGAACGCGCGCGCGCCGCGATACAGCGCGGAAAGACGCGCGGCGTCCAGCGCGCCGGTCATGACGACGCGCGCATCCTTTGCGGCGGCCTCGGCCACGCGGCGCGCGTAATCCGCGCTGTGGCTCGTTCCGCCGGCGAGCACGAGGCGCACGCCGGTGTCCACGCCGGCGAAAGCCTCGATGAGCGCAAGCGGTCCCTTCTCGGGCGAGATGCGGCCGACAAACAGAAGATACTCGCGGGGCGCGAGGCCAAGCCCCGCCGCCCACGCGATCGCCGCGTCGTCCGGATCAACGGGATCGCCGACGCCGTTCGGGATATATTCGACGCGCCCCGGCCGCGCCAGCCCGTCGGCCATCTCGCGCGAGACGGCGATGACGCGATGCGACGCCGCGAGCATGACGCGCTCGCCAAGGCGCAGCGCGAACCGCGCGGCCGGCCCCCACTTGCTGCGCATGTAGTCGCGCGAGTGCATCGTTGTGACGACGGTCTTTCCGAAAAGTCGGGGGATCGGCGAAAACAGCGCGGGTCCGATGCCGTGAAAATGCACCACATCAGCGCCCGTGAACGCGGCGTGCAGCGCGGAAAAAAACGAGTGCGTCGCCGCATCCAGATGTTTGGTGTGGATCGCCGGCAACAACTTTCGTTCGACGCCGCGATGCGGTCCGGCCGACCCGGTGTATCGCGGGCGCACATACGCCGTGACCCGGACGCCCATCGCGGCCAGCCGCGCGCCGAGTTCCTCGACGTGGCGTTCCACGCCGCCGTGGATACCGGGCAAGCCTTTCAGCCCGATCATCCGGACGTGCATAAGGGAGAAGTCAGCCCGCGAGAGGGAGTTTGTTTTTCGCGATCCAGCCGGACACGGAAGGCAGGTTTTGGCGCATCATCGGGGCGACGGTGCACG
The window above is part of the bacterium genome. Proteins encoded here:
- a CDS encoding glycosyltransferase, with the translated sequence MIGLKGLPGIHGGVERHVEELGARLAAMGVRVTAYVRPRYTGSAGPHRGVERKLLPAIHTKHLDAATHSFFSALHAAFTGADVVHFHGIGPALFSPIPRLFGKTVVTTMHSRDYMRSKWGPAARFALRLGERVMLAASHRVIAVSREMADGLARPGRVEYIPNGVGDPVDPDDAAIAWAAGLGLAPREYLLFVGRISPEKGPLALIEAFAGVDTGVRLVLAGGTSHSADYARRVAEAAAKDARVVMTGALDAARLSALYRGARAFVLASEHEGLPVAMMEAASHGAPVIATDIPAAREIAARAGEAPLAFFAAGRDAPALGEALAKFLDEDASAPGERAARLRERVLAEYPWDAIAARTRAVYAEAMTNLPPEAARTPCPACGAIDKRVEYRRTRSGVVVRCVACGMVFSATPPPDEALPPAFTDDPEAYFENAKHRLGFARPYLSGTGKKRDGDGISLNPQSSILNPLLNPLLIDIGCFDGGFAGAARRLGFNVIGVEPVVQAAERARARHGLDVRVGTFETVDIPQADMVTFIHVFEHLKDPRASLARTREVLRDGGIVLIEIPAYDAWSRRVLGRRWRQFISDHDRFYTGEVLRRLVREEGFEILVERKVGKNLTPSLLADRVGRYYSRALGRAIRAVARAFGLSTRRFSLNLGDIRLVIARKV
- a CDS encoding TonB-dependent receptor is translated as MAARFRGLMDIRRVAFFAFAFLFVVSISPAMAQDDDDTADEDATAREVIVSAERSETDLSKAPRAVSIVTGDEIFNNISRTVPEALRYEPGVMVQRTNLGGGAPFVRGLVGNQVLSLVDGIRLNNSTFRGGPNQYLNTIDPFFVDRVEVVRGPGSVLYGSDALGGTINIITRRRKDFSEPFGMDGRMMGRFSTGEREETGHFGADANVRNVAGIAASATTRAFGNIDPGGDEPIQGPFDYTEQDFAGNFDLHLGHMLTWQFSAQHVNLDDVPNYDPANPKNVFEPQRRQMFYSRVILTDLATALDRVELFGSFQRQDEGRERVAAADTGTETRDRDTVDTVGAGLQLESPIGKWVRFIYGGEMYMDDISSTREIVDLGSGDADDARAALPDGAGYLNSAGYLEARFTPLDWLKLVPGARFTYIVPDIDVDDPVLGQETIDEPISDVTWAFHTLFTIARYHGLVAGASRGFRAPSVTEIAKFGPEDGRYDIPNSELDPETLIQYEFGYRVTHPRVFFSLFGFYSDIADLIVRKPTTFEGADAIGADAVHHHENVGEAFIYGGESNVSVNLINRFLEFGGAVSYTLGENETDEEPIRRIPPLVGNTFVKIGSDPVWLEYVTEHAAEQDRLAEGDKTDIRIGPDGTPAFSVHHIRVGIMANEWAQAIIAVENIGDTVYKFHGSGPFEPGRNYKAQVSFIF